In Podarcis raffonei isolate rPodRaf1 chromosome 11, rPodRaf1.pri, whole genome shotgun sequence, the sequence ACTTGTGTCAATTATCAACAGAGATTTCATTACAGCAAAGTTATTTCACTGATGTAAATAACTCCTGTTGCCATCACACATCCTTCGTATGGCATAGCTTCAGTAGCAAGTACAGCAGAATGCGTTTACACAACCGACTTTTGCCTATAAGTTGTTGTGTGTATGATGAAGCCGTAGCCAACTCTTGTTGTGTCAACAGCAACACTGAAAGGTTTTGCATGGTCAGTGCCTCCTGCCTCTGCCATACCTTATACAGTTAAAGCAAATACCAAGAGGAACTATGGAATGTCATTCACATGACCACGCTTAGAAACAGAATGTTTCAAATTCCATTGGCTGGGCAGCAAATTATCTTTGTTCCCAAATGCAACCAGCCTTTCAGCTCTGAGCACTAAACAAAGGCATGGGCTGCAAGTGATATCATAATGTCTCAGATGCCTGTATCACAGTGTTCTCGTGCTGGACTGGGTGTGGAACTAAAAAGGCAACGTGTGTGCTACCAGTTCCCTTACAGGCATCTAATGCCAGTTATGCCTTTGACAATATTCTTAACGCTGCCACTTGGCTGTTCTTTTCCTTCTGCAGCAAGACTTTAAAACAAATGAATTATTGCAGACAAATGTGGCTATCCGATTCAAAACCAAGGTGAAATGCAAACTGACTACTTTTTTTGCCAGAAATCCGGGTGACCACACAGACTACTTTtagcaacatttccccccttccttcagagaggggaaaaaacccccacTGTTTTATTCATTGAAATAGTGCATGTAGACAATTGGGAAACTGAAATGACAGCTTCTTTTGTTCTAGCATATGGCAGACAGACAAGAAGCCGACAGCTTGAGGCAGATGCAAGCTATTGGCACTCCATCTGCATATTTCCAATGCAATTGTGTCTGGGGATTGAGGCTGAAAAGTCTGGatcttaaaaaggaaaagaaaaaaatctagaCTTGTACAGGGTAGAAAGTGACTGAACAAAATGTAACAGTGGCTCGTGAAATACATAGTTTCTCCCAAAACTTTTAATCATAGCAGCTGAATGTTAGAGGCAAGTAGCTTTGATACCAATGCTAAGCATCTGAAACTGTACAactatttttgtggtttttattattTCAGCTTTTAAATGATCAGCTGCCTAGGAACATGTGCTGTGTCTTTTTAAGTGCATGACAAAAGACCATTGCCCAGAACAGAGCTTATTAAACATGCAGCTCTTCAGTCGTGCAAGCTGTTGCGATAAACAGCTGTTGCCATGGGTTGGGTGAGAGGTCATTTCAAATAGAAGTCATATACCCTTTTGTGCAGCCAGCGTCAGTGGCTCAGATATTTTCAGCTGATAAGAGATCTGTGGGCCACTAACcagtaaatttttattattacctGCTCAAGCTAAACCATATGCATCTTTTTGATGACAAACTTGTGTAAACCACAGAAAGGCAGCCCAGGGAAGTGTGATGATTTCTATGGCATACACATCAACCGTTAAGTGCCTCTGCAGGCACATGTTGTAGATAAAGCCACACTGTAAAAAACCCAGGCAACTGTGCTTAAGTCCACTTTAAGTGCACGTAACTGTGTGTTAAGATTGTGACCCAAGCATTGCTCCCCTGCAATACCTTTAAGATGACTTCAACAGCCCTCTCCGCATTCTGTTTACAGCCCATTTATATATTTTACTCCACTGACTGTTGTTTTGGATTCTTCCCCCACCAGCTGGCAAGCAAGACCACCGCCACACGAAAGTTGGTTATCAAAAAATTTATTACAAATGTGTTAAGAATTTCAATAGCAGCATGAATTTCAGTTTAAAAGAATTATTGCAAGATTGGTTATCAATGCAGAATATAGTCCAAAAGACCTCCTCCGGTAGCTCAATCCGCATCAAAATCTTTGCAGAAATGCAATTGCACCAATGTCTTTTAAGAGTCCAGTCTCTTGGGGAAGGGGCTGGATGACCCCCGCCAGCAGTTTCTTGTCCATACCTTGTCCATTCCTGCTCTTTCACCTATGTCCAGTTTTCAACTTTCACTCTGGCTTTCTAACATGAACATTCCACCTGACCTGGAAACCTGCCACAGTTTTTTTCCCCCCCACTCTCTTTTCTTCTGCTCCTAAAGTAAAAACTGCAGTTCTTCTTCAGCTCCACAGATATGCCAGCTTCTCCAGCGCTGCAGCATAGCAGAGAGACTCACTGCTGGTACAATCCACTCGCctttgcttctctcttttttatttctcCCCACAAGAATCCACCACGTGCTGTGTCTGAGCGACTTAATCCAAGCTGTTGACCAGGCTAATCTCCAGAATCAGCCACTCGCTGGGTTGCCCAGATGTGCAGCTCCAAGGTGATAATGCAACAAAAAGGTTTCAACCTCTCCTGTGCACCGGCTACGTCAACACCGTCACCATCACTCGGGCAGGGTGATGCTGGGCACCCAGTCGTTGACATTTCGACTCTCTTCGCAAAACAAGTTCAGCTTGTCTAAGGCTGGGTCTTTCCAGGAATCTTCATTGGGATTCTGCAATAAAGAGAAGAAAGATATATGAGTGAAAATCACAGtccaaaacacaatacagcaggAAACTAAATCTGCTCACTGCTACGGAAAACAAAGCAGGCTATATATATGTCCAAAATTGCCACAACAGGGCTACTAATTCCTGAGGTACCAACGAAACACACTTTAGGAGATGTGCTTCCTTGGGAATGGGCCACCGGCAGAAGCACTTAAATCATGTCAGTGGCAGCTATTTGCTGGCCTAAGGTTGCTCTGGCACTATTTTGCTATCCAATGTGCTGCCTCAAAGAGATTCACGGGAGAAAATCCTGCCCGATGCCCAAGCGTTAAAGACAGGCATGGCATGCTATGGCACTGCACAGAATAAAAGTGGGGCTTGCCCCTCACATGGCGCTGAAAACTCACCGTGATGAGGATGCAGTGCAGGTCTCTGGGCTCCCCGGCCTCCTCGCTGGCGCCCACAATCGCGGCCAGCTTCTGGATGTCGTTCACACGCACAATGTCAATGTCGTTCTCGCAGCAAAAGGCTTGGATGAGAGTGAAATGGATCTGCAGGGCGATGTCGCCCTCGTCTTCCTCGTCCGCGGCCAGCACACAGAAAGCGACCGTGTCGGGATCACtgcagagagagggaaggaggagagcTTGCGATTAGCCACTTTAAAAGCGGAGattcttgcaaaaaaaataaagcgAAGAGCTGTGCACTTTTCTGCACTCTCTTCTTCCCGCCCGGATTCCCTCCCTTTTCCTGGTGTTGCGCAAGGCATGCAAAACAACAGGCGCGGTGCAAATGCCCAGATACTTACACATTCATCAGTTTGGCGGATTCGTAGACTCCCGCGGTGAGGCAGCCGCGGCGCTGCGACGAGACCAGCAGCTCCTGCAAAGCTTTGCCGGCCTTCTGCATCCGGTTGCCGGTGGCGGCGCTGCTAGAGCTACTGCAAACGACAAGAAGAGGGCAAGTGCCGTCAGTCGCGGGGAAACCTTTCCTGGCTTGCATTCCCAGCCCTCCAGCCCTCCATCCATCCGGCGGTACCCAACCCGCGCGCCCGCCTCCCTCCGCGCGAGACCCTTCCATCATAAGCCACCtcaaccatcaccaccaccccatctTCCCCATCCCGGGCTGAGCCTCTGCCCGGCGGATAGTTACCTGTCGCTAGTTTCCGGCATCGTCTCCTGCCCGTGAATTTCCTCCAAAGTCATAATGGTCCGAGACAGGCAAAAAGCGGCAAGCCCCAAAGAAGAAATGTTTCAACGACGGCAAAAACCAGGCACCCAAAAAGTATCCACACAAAGGAAAAGGTTCTGCTCGGCGGCTGAAAGATCTCTCCCGGAAAAAGAGAAAAGCGATCGGAAAATGTAGACAGCTAAGCACCGAAGCTCTCCGATCTCTGCTCACTCTTAAAGTCCCCAGCGAAGTGTGAGCTGCCAGGAGCGCCGCGCGCCCTATTTATACGCGGCGGAGCTTCTGTGCCGGCAGCTGCTGGAATCTCGGCGGCGCTGATTGGCCAGGCTAGGGGTGTATTGTTATGCTAAGCAGGCGCTGGGGAGAAGCCGGCTCGTGCCAGGAGGCCACGtgggagaccggggggggggagaaagagggagaccGTAGCCGTGGGGTGGAGGGGGACGGGGCGAGGGGCGAGAGGGGGATTACAATGCCTCAaatctgccactgctgcttttgTTGTGATGTTACTAGGCAGACTGCAGAGCCGGCGTGCTTGATCTTTTaaaagggggttgggggggatgtTGCTTCAGATGTGCatcttttttggaggggtgtgtatatatacatatataaagctTTTTGCAAACTGCAAAGAGCTTAAGCAACGCAGCAACTCCACTTGGGCGCAAAAAAACATCATTTTACTGAAAATGCATCCCCAGTGTGGTTTCTAGGAATCGCTCCCCCTGAGTTTCTAGTTTTGCAGCTCACGACTGTCGCGCTATCTGCTTGAAAGGACTTTGgccttattattttcatttcatttctgcagagcggaccccccctccccaagcgtGCCTGGCTGCCAGCAAACAAGTCACAAAGCAGGGGTCCTGCAAAGTTCACCCGGGCGAGGGGGGGGGCCGTCCTGCGCCTGCCTCATCAGCTGCTGCGCGGAGCAGATTGTGGATGGCACACGCTGCTCGTTTGCATTTCTATGGAGAGGCGCACAATAGGCGAGGTCTGGCGTGTGGCAGTTTGGAGCGCACACAATCGGCGCTTTCTCCCCATTGCTGCACTGTCCACCTGCCACTGGGGCGCGGATTTGCTTTTGGCCGAAGGCGGCGGCGAAGAGGGGGGTGGCGCACACAATGGCCTGGCTCTCTTGTGTCGCCCAATCTGTTCTTGCTGATGAATGTCTCCACTGGCGCACGCTTCCAGTGTGCAATTGAATTTGGAGGCTTTCGAAGCACGCGATCGTCTCCTTTTCTCCAAAGGGGcccccattcttcctttgttttaACCCTTCCGAGACGCTACATTGCGGGACACTGCCCCGGCGGCCTAGGCATGTGGCCAAGCTTGGCCAGGCCAATCCGGAGTCATCAAGTTTGTGCTTGTTCCTGCCTGGGAGGTGCAAATGACCAGGAGCGCCCAGCTCCTTCTGACTTGCGCCACTTTCCCCCCTTGGGCACGCAGACTGTGCATTGCATTGCTCACAATTCCCCTTTCCAGTCAACCGCGCGTATCACGATCTGGTGTTTATTTTCTTCTGCTTTAAAATTCGGGCATCCTAGAATCCTCGTGgtgtttctcttctccctcctcccatgcGTAATTCTGGACGAGGAGCGCTACCTACTGGATGCTGACGAGCATCCTTACGGGTATAAACTGCCGTGCGGGAAGATCCAAGATTTCTAAGTGGGGAGAGGTGGGCCTTGCAGAACATGCTCGCAAGCCAAAGAAAGGGCATGTGTTGTGCGCTAATCCctttgcaaattctctcccctctctctggaAGCCTGAAGCCGGCTTGTCCTGGCATACAGAGGCAGCTGCTTCTTGCATATTTTACTCTTTGAAAGGAGCGCGATGGTACTTGGGTGTGCGCCACCTTGTGGCTACTTGGTGCTTtcagcagaccttccaagtgtccctattttccaaggacgtccctgatttagaaaagtccgtttctgatgtgatcccggaatgtcctgcttttccttaaaaaggtaaagggacccctgaccattaggtccagtcgtgaccgactctggggttgcggcgctcatctcgctttattggccgagggagctggcgtacagcttccaggtcatgtggccagcatgactaagccgcttctggcgaaccagagcagcgcacggaaacgctgtttaccttcccgccggagtggtacctatttatctacttgcagtttgatgtgctttcgaactgctaggttggcaggagcagggaccgagcaatgggagctcaccccgtcatggggatttgaaccgccaaccttctgatcggcaagtcctaggctctgtggtttaacccacagtgccacccgtgtccctctgcttttccttaggacatccctattttcactggagaaatgttggagggcatggagttatagcgggtggcgctgtgggtaaaagcctcagcgcctaggacttgccgatcggaaggtcggcggttcgaatccctgcggcggggtgcgctcccgttgttcggtcccagcgcctgccaacctagcagttcgaaagcactcccaggtgcaagtagataaatagggaccacttactagcgggaaggtaaacggcgtttccgtgtgcggctctggctcgccagagcagcgatgtcacgctggccacgtgacctggaagtgtctccggacagcgctggcccccggcctcttgagtgagatgggcgcagaaccctagagtctgtcaagactggcccgtacgggcaggggtacctttacctttacctttatggagttatccaaccccagagccatctgaaggcagccctgtataggaagtttttttaatatttaatgttttattatgtttttatatgtgttggaagctacccagagtggctggggcaacccagtaagatgtgtggggtatacatagtaaaatcatcattgtggaataaaaaggtaaagggacccctgaccattaggtccagtcgtggccgactctggggttgcgacgctcatctcgctttattggccaagggagccagcgtacagcttccaggtcatgaggccagcatgactaagccgcttctggcgaaccagagcagcgcacggaaacgccgtttactttcccgccggagtggtacctatttatctacttgcagtttgatgtgctttcaaactgctaggttggcaggagcagggaccgagcaacgggagctcaccccgtcgcagggattcgaaccgccgaccttttgatcggcaagtcctaggctctgtggtttaatccacagcaccacccgcatccctattttcatgggagaaatgttggagagtatgttacAGTTTTCTTGTGAGCCAGCTGTTTCCACACGCATACgagctttcccccttcttttgcaATGTCCGCACGATgttgttggcatcaaaatgccgcCCTCCGTTCCTCACTTTCTGCAGAAAATCTCAGGCATAAAAAGCCCTTCTGCCGACAACACACTTGCAATCCCTGGGTGCCTTGTTTACATTATTTTACCCGATGGCACCCAAAAGTAAACAGACCCAGAAGCACTTTACTACACACGAATGAACCACATGTTGAAACAGAAGTTAGCTCGCCCGATCACATTGGAGCTTCATGCTGGAAGATTTGATCATCCATCTGAATCATGTGGTATGCACAGCAgctgagataaatctgaaaatgaCGTAGGCATGGAACTCTGCAAATCTTCCATCCCTTAACTCTTAACAGAATAGAAAGCTCACAACACCCAATGGCACTGTGCCACAAAAGGAAGTGCATTACATTTTCAAGGAGCTTGTAGGCTGTGGGCAAACATCCATATGCCAGGCTTCGTCATTAACAGGTTCATATCAGTCGACTTTGGAATTTTCCCTCGGAATTGGGGAAAAAAAACACAGTTCTCCCATTTTCATGTAGGAGTAAGATAAGGACATGTATCTTCCTTAAACTGACTCAGTTGCGGAGGGAAGATCTTGTTCGATCTTAGAGCTGGCGATCCCGGCGTCATTCGATCAGATTGGAGCAGTCCAGCAACTCTTTCAGGGTTTATTGTAGAAAACTGATGATATGGAATTGGCTACTTCTGACATCTTTGGCACATCTAGCCAAGAACCAGCTtgcatttctgcattgcatgaaTTGATTTTCATCTTGGCCTTTTTGCACATTGCCCTCAGACATTTTGGAGAAGGGTGTTAAGTAAAAAATATCGGAATGATCTTGGCAATCTGTGTGTTTGTGCCTATGCAGCCAAACGCATCTGCCAAGCAggaagcctggatagctcagctggttagagcgtggtgctgataacgccaaggttgcaggtttgattcctgtatgggacagctgtatattcctgcactggagagagttggactagaataGATGATCCCTTTAtgaactctatgattttatgatcagcaggatttggggggggaggggaccccaatgtttgcaaaagtacaaaacaaaacaaaaactgtgaGAAGATGTCCTCAGAGGAAGAACCTCACCCCTCAAAAAAGAGAGCTTAATAAGAAGTTGCTGTTGCTTTCTGGGAGGGGCAAGGTGATGGGGAGGGCAGCATGGTTGCAAGTACACTGGCGGCAGTGCTGGATTGTGCCCGCTGGTGCACCAGCACCACGCCACCCTCTGGGAAAGCCCGCCTGTTATTCCCAGTAACTGGTTTTCCAAGGCATACAGGACATGTCCACTGGGGCCTGAGCAGGCCTAGTGACCATGGAAGGCTGTCTGACTATTAGAAGGGTCTTTCCGCTGCTCTGAGATTCCACTGCAAATGCTGTACATACATAGAATCAAGAGCAGATTGCTTTGGCACTCAAAATCCTACACATGCCACTCCCCCTCTTGGTCAGTAAGAATATGATATTAATACATTTGATCACTATTCATTGCCCCCTCGTGACagctacctaatggtagggccggctctTCTGCGTCAATGCTGCAGATTAGCTGATGGTGGATTCCACTTCAATTCAGCATTGGTCAGCAATAAAGTTATTGTACGGACATGGCCAGAGTCTGCTCCTCCAAGTTTCTTTTTTATGGCTCCTCGTAAAGCAGATTTCCAGCTGCTCTTGTGAGTAGCGGCTCCTATGTCTTTTGCTCATTCCTCTTTTGTAAAAGGCACATCTGTAGAGGCAAGCTGTGTGCTAGCGATTTTTAAGGGCAACAGAATCCATTTTAAACCATTAGTAATTTAGACCCATTTGCCCTCCTTAAAAGCATTCGCTCCTAATTTTAAACCTGTCAGAGCTAAAaaattctttgttttatttattcaaaaagaaaagaatggaggAACTGTTACTGATCTTTGTCCAAGTAATATTTATAACAGAAGGATGCCCTCTTGAGGACAAAATGATAATTAACCCTCATCTTGTTTTTAGTGATATCCTCCTTCCCCTTTCTCACATATCAAGGGTGCCCTGTCCTGGCATTCCCACTTGTGGGACCATTATGGGGGTTcctgttgtgtgtttgtgtgacgcTCTGAGAGAGGGGCACTGTTAGGGTTCTAGGCACGATCTTCTCACCTGCTGGGGTGGAACTGAGAGCACTAACCTTGCAgaaaggaagctcctgcagccaatcggaagccacggaagccccatcggatgttcgggttccaaagaatgttcgcaaaccggaacaatcacttccgggtttgcagcatttgggagccaaaacattcgactcacAAGGCATTCGTGAACCAAGTACAGCTGTACTGGTATAGATGATTTCTGCAGGCATCCAAAGTGTTTTCAACAGATGGTCACTTTTGCATGTCTTCAGCTATGTTACATGAACATAGTTTTAAATGTGCACTTCCTATTTCAGCTGGGGAAAACCCCCTGAAAGTTAAGTGATCTGCGGATTAATAGGTTAGGGATGTAATCCAGCATTATTATCACTTTTTTCTGCTGGGACAGTCTTTTTAATGGGTCATGGTTTTTCAATATGCATTCTGTCATAATGAAACaagaactctctctgtgtgtttttttaacccaGATGCTGGCGGGATGTGTGGCCCTGCCTGATTATAGAtggcctctccctctctctctctctctctctctctctctctctctctctcatatctccAGAAGACACTCACTAATGGAACTTTTATGGCGAGAGATGGACCCAACTGAGCAAACATAATTTGGTGACCTTTGCGAGCTCACTTTTGTGTCATCTGTTTTAGGTCAGACAAAGTGCACGCTCTCTGAGCAATCTGCCAGCTGCTCGGCCTAAAATCGAAGTGTGCCTTTCAAATCAGAGCCGCCacccttatttttatttatttcccaactGTCAAGGGAGGGAGAAGTCCAAAACATTGCCTCATTTAGCAGTGGTAGCTAAGGCGGAGTGCTCTTTTTAGCCGAACTACTGGATATGGCACAATTCGCTGTCTGTTAACCTCAGTGCTGTGACTGCTTTGACTAAACATTAGAAAGGATCAGAAGCCCAAGGGCCAATGCACATGTCATGGTACCCATTTTAAGCCAACTCCTAACAGCTGCCTACGCTGGACAAAGAGTAAACTGGAGCTCAGAAccagacactccaagtgtccctattttccagggacagacctggatttacagaagccatcccagtttccgatttgatcctggaacgtccTACTTTACCTtagaactgttacgaaaaaggagcaatgaagaagcaagcaccaggtggctggaatggtaaacaggaaactgatgttattggattgttccgtgggaaccaggaacagcttgtaaagtgctctgagagccggatgttacctcagagcagcacgtgaccctgtactggaagtacatgggtggagtttattttctctctctgcatctgggaagcagagtgtgcagacatgttttctctgtactgctgaaagacaggaataaagacatgtagatatatttctgtctgtctctttccccctcccctgggaatggaggtggggggggagtggtgtgttctccttcacgttgaggagaatcgccgattggagacctcctttgatcttgccgggagtcgcagacgggaggtcataaggaatcaagccgggcacctggagggtggccaaattcctctggactaagagctaagctggaggctgtgCTCAGTTGGCTTggattccgacatctggtagcagaccgatggatatctgatctatgagaatctgcatgagaggtgagaggtcgatgaatcgttgccatcctctgcacctaaggagataaagaaaagcgtctgcctgcagccagaagctgaaacagacagctggacaccgaaaggagtgtgtttcaaggcaacggagccccccaaaaaaaaggtatgctgcattttgggggagagagaatgaacgcagaaagattaatttctggttcacaagagc encodes:
- the GADD45G gene encoding growth arrest and DNA damage-inducible protein GADD45 gamma; this encodes MTLEEIHGQETMPETSDSSSSSAATGNRMQKAGKALQELLVSSQRRGCLTAGVYESAKLMNVDPDTVAFCVLAADEEDEGDIALQIHFTLIQAFCCENDIDIVRVNDIQKLAAIVGASEEAGEPRDLHCILITNPNEDSWKDPALDKLNLFCEESRNVNDWVPSITLPE